A stretch of the Salarias fasciatus chromosome 3, fSalaFa1.1, whole genome shotgun sequence genome encodes the following:
- the LOC115381230 gene encoding F-box/WD repeat-containing protein 7-like, with translation MGFYGTLKLIFYKMKRKLDHGPDGRPFPSGKKHCKGNGYLSPSSLVQATPTTFGDLRLANGHSAQRRRVTSGPPPSGLQDWLHTFQAWSGPERLLALDELIDRCETSQVKHVMQVIEPQFQRDFISLLPKELALYVLTFLAPRDLLQAAQTCRYWRILAEDNLLWREKCREEGVSECASSARTKCALSPWKSVYIRQHRIETNWRKGDAREPMVLKGHDDHVITCLQFSGDLIVSGSDDNTLKVWSAITGKCLRTLNGHTGGVWCSQMTVATVISGSTDRTLRVWDAESGECVHTLYGHTSTVRCMHLHGNRVVSGSRDTTLRVWDVSTGRCEHVLTGHVAAVRCVQFDGRRVVSGGYDYMVKVWDPETEVCLHTLQGHTNRVYSLQFDGVFVVSGSLDTSIRVWDAETGGCIHTLTGHQSLTSGMELRDNVLVSGNADSTVRVWDVRTGQCLHTLQGPNKHQSAVTCLQFCRGLVLSSSDDGTVKLWDLRTGAWLRDVVALQSRGSGGVVWRIRASDTRLVCAAGSRNGTEETKLLVLDFDLEDKKKETE, from the exons aTGGGTTTCTACGGCACCTTGAAGCTCATCTTCTAtaaa atgaagaggaagttgGATCATGGTCCAGACGGCCGGCCGTTCCCTTCAGGGAAGAAGCACTGCAAAGGCAACGGATACCTCAG TCCGTCCAGCCTGGTTCAGGCCACGCCCACCACGTTCGGCGACCTGCGGCTAGCCAATGGGCATTCGGCTCAGCGGCGGCGCGTCACCTCCGGCCCGCCTCCGTCCGGCCTGCAGGACTGGCTCCACACCTTCCAG GCGTGGAGCGGCCCCGAACGCCTCCTGGCTCTGGACGAGCTGATCGACAGGTGTGAGACCAGCCAGGTGAAGCACGTGATGCAGGTGATCGAACCGCAGTTCCAGAGAGACTTCATATCCCTGCTGCCCAAAGAG CTGGCCCTGTACGTGCTGACCTTCCTGGCGcccagagacctgctgcaggcCGCCCAGACCTGCCGCTACTGGAGGATCCTGGCCGAGGACAACCTGCTGTGGAGGGAGAAGTGCCGAGAGGAAG GCGTGTCCGAGTGTGCGTCGTCTGCTCGCACTAAGTGTGCGCTCAGCCCGTGGAAGTCGGTGTACATCCGACAGCACCGCATTGAGACCAACTGGAGGAAGGGCGACGCCCGGGAGCCCATG GTCCTGAAGGGCCACGACGACCACGTCATCACCTGCCTGCAGTTCAGCGGCGACCTGATCGTCAGCGGCTCCGACGACAACACGCTCAAGGTCTGGTCCGCCATCACCGGCAAG TGTCTGCGCACGCTGAACGGCCACACCGGCGGCGTGTGGTGCAGTCAGATGACGGTCGCCACGGTGATCAGCGGCTCCACCGACAGGACGCTGCGAGTGTGGGACGCCGAGAGCGGCGAGTGCGTGCACACGCTGTACGGACACACGTCCACCGTGCGCTGCATGCATCTCCACGGCAACCG GGTGGTGTCGGGGTCCCGGGACACCACGCTGCGGGTGTGGGACGTGTCGACGGGCCGCTGCGAGCACGTGCTGACGGGCCACGTGGCGGCGGTGCGCTGCGTCCAGTTCGACGGGCGCCGCGTGGTGTCGGGCGGGTACGACTACATGGTGAAGGTGTGGGACCCCGAGACGGAGGTGTGTCTGCACACGCTGCAGGGACACACCAACAGAGTGTACTCGCtgcag TTCGACGGTGTGTTTGTGGTCAGCGGCTCGTTGGACACTTCCATCAGAGTCTGGGACGCTGAGACAG GTGGCTGCATCCACACGCTGACGGGCCACCAGTCGCTGACCAGCGGCATGGAGCTGCGCGACAACGTCCTGGTGTCCGGGAACGCCGACTCCACGGTCCGGGTGTGGGACGTCCGGACGGGACAGTGTCTGCACACGCTGCAAG GGCCCAACAAGCACCAGTCGGCCGTGACCTGCCTGCAGTTCTGCCGCGGCCTGGTTCTGTCCAGCTCGGACGACGGGACGGTCAAACTGTGGGACCTGCGGACCGGAGCCTGGCTGCGGGACGTGGTGGCGCTGCAGAGCCGGGGATCAg GCGGCGTGGTGTGGAGAATCCGAGCGTCCGACACCCGGCTGGTGTGCGCCGCCGGCAGCCGGAACGGGACCGAGGAGACCAAACTGCTCGTGCTGGACTTCGACCTCGAGGACAAGAAGAAGGAGAccgagtga